One Gordonia mangrovi genomic region harbors:
- a CDS encoding DUF2631 domain-containing protein — protein sequence MASTEVEQIDTGWVREPADAPSARFGWHGQARKSFMIAGWFCVFALLAMMIGNHTGHIEDLYLIGFAAVLAFFLLKPIWTSRGRWKN from the coding sequence GTGGCAAGCACCGAGGTTGAGCAGATCGACACCGGCTGGGTTCGCGAGCCCGCGGATGCGCCGTCGGCCCGCTTCGGGTGGCATGGTCAGGCCCGCAAGTCGTTCATGATCGCCGGCTGGTTCTGCGTGTTCGCGCTGCTGGCGATGATGATCGGCAACCACACCGGCCACATCGAGGACCTCTACCTCATCGGATTCGCCGCTGTGCTCGCGTTCTTCCTGCTGAAGCCGATCTGGACCAGCCGCGGCCGCTGGAAGAACTGA
- the pyrH gene encoding UMP kinase — MSETPALPESERHGFTRVLLKLGGEMFGGGGVGLDPDVVATVADQIAEVVASGVQVAVVIGGGNFFRGAELQQRGLDRARSDYMGMLGTVMNCLALQDFLEKRGVTTRVQTAITMGQVAEPYLPLRAQRHLEKGRVVIFGAGMGMPFFSTDTTAAQRALEIKAEVVLMAKGVDGVFDADPRTVPDAKMFTEITHREVLDKELKVADATAFSLCMDNKMPILVFNLLEEGNIARAVAGERIGTLVAT, encoded by the coding sequence ATGAGCGAAACGCCCGCCCTGCCCGAGTCCGAGCGTCACGGTTTCACCCGGGTGCTGCTCAAACTCGGCGGTGAGATGTTCGGCGGTGGCGGGGTCGGACTCGACCCGGACGTCGTGGCCACGGTCGCCGACCAGATCGCCGAAGTGGTCGCGTCGGGTGTGCAGGTGGCCGTGGTCATCGGCGGTGGCAACTTCTTCCGTGGGGCCGAACTGCAGCAACGCGGCCTCGATCGCGCCCGGTCGGACTACATGGGCATGCTCGGCACCGTGATGAATTGTCTGGCCCTGCAGGATTTCCTGGAGAAGCGCGGCGTCACCACGCGCGTGCAGACCGCGATCACCATGGGCCAGGTCGCCGAACCGTACCTGCCCTTGCGGGCGCAGCGGCACCTGGAGAAGGGCCGAGTGGTCATCTTCGGCGCCGGCATGGGTATGCCGTTCTTCTCCACCGACACCACGGCGGCACAGCGGGCGCTGGAGATCAAGGCCGAGGTGGTGTTGATGGCGAAGGGAGTCGACGGGGTCTTCGACGCGGACCCACGCACCGTGCCCGACGCGAAGATGTTCACCGAGATCACTCACCGCGAGGTGCTCGACAAGGAACTCAAGGTCGCCGATGCGACGGCGTTCAGTCTGTGTATGGACAACAAGATGCCGATCCTCGTGTTCAATCTGCTGGAGGAGGGCAACATCGCCCGTGCCGTCGCCGGTGAACGGATCGGCACCTTGGTCGCCACCTGA
- a CDS encoding siderophore-interacting protein: MAKNLNVMTVLRREQLTPHMVRLYLGGQGFDDFIPAGEQASWDTDIYIKLAFGPDGSPYGGGDFDRKLIRLLPPREQPVLRTYTVRSIDLGAREIAVDFVVHGDEGIAGPWAARVEPGTTIRFLGPGSGYRPRADAPWHLLAADEAGLPALAAALEALPADAIAKVFIEVAGPEDEIALTAPTGADIVWVHRGGAAGEVSDDKAGDNAPLIDAVRDADWLDGEPQVFIHGEAQAVMHNLRAYIRKERGVSAANASISGYWRRGRTEEGFREWKSELRATEEAAGAPA, from the coding sequence ATGGCCAAGAATCTGAATGTGATGACCGTGCTGCGCCGCGAACAGCTGACCCCGCATATGGTGCGGTTGTACCTCGGCGGCCAGGGATTCGACGACTTCATCCCGGCGGGAGAGCAAGCGAGCTGGGACACCGACATCTACATCAAACTCGCTTTCGGTCCGGACGGTTCGCCGTACGGCGGGGGCGACTTCGACCGGAAGCTGATCCGGCTGCTCCCACCCCGTGAGCAACCCGTGTTGCGGACCTACACCGTGCGGTCGATCGATCTCGGTGCCCGCGAGATCGCCGTCGACTTCGTCGTGCACGGCGACGAGGGCATCGCCGGACCGTGGGCGGCGCGAGTCGAACCGGGCACCACCATCCGCTTCCTCGGCCCGGGCAGCGGCTACCGTCCGCGCGCCGACGCGCCCTGGCATCTGCTGGCCGCCGACGAAGCGGGTCTCCCCGCACTTGCCGCCGCACTCGAGGCCCTGCCGGCCGATGCCATCGCGAAGGTCTTCATCGAGGTCGCCGGCCCCGAGGACGAGATCGCACTGACCGCCCCGACGGGCGCCGACATCGTGTGGGTGCACCGTGGCGGGGCCGCCGGTGAGGTGTCCGACGACAAGGCCGGCGACAACGCGCCGCTGATCGACGCCGTCCGTGACGCCGACTGGCTCGACGGTGAACCGCAGGTGTTCATCCATGGCGAGGCGCAGGCGGTGATGCACAACCTCCGTGCCTACATACGCAAAGAACGTGGGGTCAGCGCCGCGAACGCCTCGATCTCCGGATATTGGCGCCGCGGCCGGACCGAAGAGGGCTTCCGCGAGTGGAAATCCGAACTCCGCGCCACCGAGGAAGCAGCCGGCGCACCCGCCTGA
- the rlmN gene encoding 23S rRNA (adenine(2503)-C(2))-methyltransferase RlmN: protein MPSLPLVFDAPKRGRPPTHFADLDPEGRVAALATLGLPKFRANQLARQYFGRLNGDVAEMTDLPSSARDAVGETLFPPLLSPVRHIACDDGDTRKTLWRLHDGTLLESVLMRYTDRNTLCISSQAGCGMACPFCATGQGGLDRNLSAAEIVDQVRAAARALRDGEFGEPGRLSNIVFMGMGEPLANYKRVVSAVRQITAPVPDGLGISARSVTVSTVGLAPSIRRLADEGLAVTLAVSLHTPDDELRDTLVPVNNRWSVAEVLDAARYYADTTGRRVSIEYALIRDVNDQPWRADMLGEKLRRALGSLVHVNLIPLNPTPGSEWDASPKPVEREFVRRVREQGVSCTVRDTRGQEIAAACGQLAAEER, encoded by the coding sequence ATGCCGTCATTGCCGCTCGTGTTCGATGCGCCCAAGCGCGGGCGTCCGCCCACCCACTTCGCCGACCTGGATCCCGAGGGAAGGGTGGCGGCGCTGGCAACGCTCGGTCTGCCGAAGTTCCGGGCCAATCAGCTGGCGCGGCAGTATTTCGGCCGGCTCAACGGGGACGTGGCCGAGATGACCGATCTGCCCTCGTCGGCGCGTGATGCCGTCGGCGAGACGCTCTTCCCGCCGCTGCTGTCGCCGGTCCGCCACATCGCCTGCGACGACGGGGACACCCGCAAGACCCTCTGGCGACTGCACGACGGCACGCTGCTCGAAAGCGTGCTGATGCGCTACACCGATCGCAACACCCTGTGCATCTCGAGCCAGGCGGGCTGCGGCATGGCCTGTCCGTTCTGCGCGACCGGTCAGGGCGGTCTGGACCGCAATCTGTCGGCCGCCGAGATCGTCGACCAGGTGCGGGCAGCGGCGCGTGCACTGCGCGATGGTGAATTCGGCGAGCCGGGCCGGTTGTCGAACATCGTCTTCATGGGGATGGGCGAGCCGCTGGCCAACTACAAGCGCGTGGTCAGTGCGGTGCGGCAGATCACCGCACCGGTGCCCGACGGTCTCGGGATCTCCGCGCGATCGGTCACCGTCTCCACCGTCGGATTGGCCCCATCGATCCGACGCCTGGCCGACGAGGGACTCGCCGTGACGCTCGCGGTGTCGTTGCACACCCCCGACGACGAGCTGCGCGACACCCTGGTGCCGGTGAACAACCGGTGGTCGGTGGCCGAGGTGTTGGACGCGGCCCGCTACTACGCCGACACCACCGGCCGTCGGGTGTCGATCGAGTATGCGTTGATCCGGGACGTCAACGACCAGCCGTGGCGCGCGGACATGCTGGGGGAGAAGCTGCGTCGGGCGCTGGGATCGCTGGTCCACGTGAATCTGATCCCGCTGAATCCGACACCGGGCTCGGAATGGGACGCGAGCCCGAAGCCGGTGGAACGTGAATTCGTCAGACGGGTACGCGAACAAGGTGTGTCGTGCACCGTCCGGGACACCCGCGGCCAGGAGATCGCCGCGGCCTGCGGACAATTGGCCGCGGAGGAACGCTGA
- the rpsB gene encoding 30S ribosomal protein S2 → MAVVTMKQLLDSGAHFGHQTRRWNPKMKRFIFTDRNGIYIIDLQQTLTYIDKAYEFVKETVAHGGTVLFVGTKKQAQESIAAEATRVGMPYVNQRWLGGMLTNFSTVHKRLQRLKELETMEQTGGFEGRTKKEILMLTREKNKLERTLGGIRDMAKVPSAVWVVDTNKEHIAVGEARKLNIPVIAILDTNCDPDLVDYPIPGNDDAIRSAALLTRVVASAVAEGVQARAGQSSDDSKPEAGGGEPLAEWEQELLTQATAPAGGDAGSAPAAQ, encoded by the coding sequence ATGGCTGTCGTGACCATGAAGCAGCTGCTGGACAGCGGCGCACACTTCGGGCATCAGACCCGCCGTTGGAACCCGAAGATGAAGCGGTTCATCTTCACCGACCGCAACGGCATCTACATCATCGACCTGCAGCAGACGCTGACCTACATCGACAAGGCGTACGAGTTCGTCAAGGAGACCGTCGCCCACGGTGGGACCGTGCTGTTCGTCGGCACCAAGAAGCAGGCGCAGGAATCGATCGCCGCAGAAGCGACCCGCGTCGGGATGCCGTACGTCAACCAGCGCTGGCTGGGCGGCATGCTCACCAACTTCTCGACCGTTCACAAGCGCCTGCAGCGCCTGAAGGAACTCGAGACCATGGAGCAGACCGGCGGTTTCGAAGGTCGCACCAAGAAGGAAATCCTCATGCTCACGCGTGAGAAGAACAAGCTCGAGCGCACCCTCGGTGGTATCCGAGATATGGCCAAGGTGCCTTCTGCTGTTTGGGTGGTGGACACCAACAAGGAGCACATTGCTGTCGGTGAGGCACGCAAGCTCAACATCCCGGTCATCGCGATCCTCGACACCAACTGCGATCCCGATCTCGTCGACTACCCGATCCCGGGCAACGACGACGCGATCCGCAGTGCCGCGCTGCTGACCCGCGTGGTCGCCTCCGCGGTCGCCGAGGGCGTGCAGGCCCGTGCCGGCCAGTCGTCGGACGACTCCAAGCCGGAGGCGGGCGGCGGCGAGCCGCTGGCCGAGTGGGAGCAGGAACTGCTCACCCAGGCCACCGCTCCGGCAGGTGGCGACGCCGGTTCCGCGCCGGCCGCCCAGTAA
- a CDS encoding tyrosine recombinase XerC, which yields MTDRSESPQPRSSTTLGDGLLDDFTTHLRYEKGLSEHTVRAYVGDARGLVSFAGARGVAITSIDLALLRAWLAEHTRRGAARTTVARQVSSAKTFCAWAAREGVVASDPATRLQAPKAHRTLPTVLAPDQAAAALTAASAVTGDADADAEPIDSAVAMRDTLILELLYASGIRVGELCGLDIGDVDTARRVLRVIGKGDKQRSVPYGDPAARAVQQWLRHGRSVLAGARSGDALLLGVKGGRLNQRMARSVVHRAVQAAGAPDIGPHGLRHSAATHLLEGGADLRVVQELLGHSSLATTQIYTHVSVERLRAVHRQAHPRA from the coding sequence ATGACCGATCGGTCCGAGTCCCCGCAGCCGCGGTCGTCCACCACGCTGGGCGACGGACTACTCGACGACTTCACCACCCACCTGCGCTACGAGAAGGGTCTGAGCGAGCACACTGTGCGCGCCTACGTCGGTGACGCTCGTGGTCTCGTCTCGTTCGCTGGAGCGCGGGGGGTCGCGATCACCTCGATCGATCTGGCGCTGTTGCGTGCATGGCTGGCCGAACACACCCGCCGCGGAGCGGCACGGACCACGGTCGCGCGGCAGGTCTCGTCGGCGAAGACGTTCTGCGCGTGGGCTGCTCGCGAAGGTGTGGTGGCGAGCGACCCGGCCACCCGGTTGCAGGCGCCGAAGGCGCACCGGACGTTGCCCACCGTGCTCGCGCCAGACCAGGCAGCGGCGGCCCTGACCGCCGCGTCGGCCGTCACCGGCGACGCCGACGCCGACGCCGAACCAATCGACTCGGCCGTCGCGATGCGCGACACGCTCATCCTGGAATTGCTGTACGCCAGCGGTATCCGCGTCGGCGAGTTGTGCGGACTCGACATCGGTGACGTCGACACCGCTCGCAGGGTGCTGCGGGTGATCGGCAAAGGTGACAAGCAACGATCGGTGCCTTACGGCGACCCGGCGGCCCGCGCCGTACAACAGTGGCTACGCCATGGACGTTCGGTGCTCGCGGGTGCGCGATCCGGCGACGCCTTGCTGCTCGGCGTCAAAGGCGGCCGCCTCAATCAGCGCATGGCGCGGAGCGTTGTGCATCGCGCAGTGCAGGCCGCGGGGGCGCCCGACATCGGCCCGCACGGCCTGCGGCACAGCGCGGCCACGCATCTGCTCGAGGGCGGAGCCGACCTGCGCGTCGTTCAGGAACTCCTCGGCCACTCGTCGTTGGCGACCACCCAGATCTACACCCACGTCAGCGTGGAACGGTTACGGGCGGTCCATCGGCAAGCCCACCCGCGGGCCTGA
- a CDS encoding phosphatidate cytidylyltransferase, with product MAAESAESPDTPDAPTTKKSRAGRDLPAALAVGFSLGISIILILIFAPKIWYGVVAVAFAIATWEVFKRLRDGGYQIAFWPLVIGGQAIIWSGWPWGTTGVLTAFVATVLVLMVWMLLAQGIHHAPEHYLRNLAASVFVLAWLPLLASFGAQLVVQDDGAARVATLMVVVVCSDVGGYGFGVLFGKHPMVPAISPKKSWEGLIGSLLVGTGGAVGCGVLLLDTHWWVGMILGPVLVVCATLGDLVESQVKRDLGIKDMGTLLPGHGGIMDRLDSLLPSAFIVWAVLTALL from the coding sequence ATGGCCGCCGAATCCGCCGAGAGCCCGGACACCCCGGACGCGCCGACGACCAAGAAGTCGCGTGCCGGGCGTGACCTCCCGGCGGCACTCGCGGTCGGGTTCTCGCTCGGGATCTCGATCATCCTGATCCTGATCTTTGCGCCCAAGATCTGGTACGGGGTGGTCGCGGTGGCGTTCGCGATCGCCACCTGGGAGGTGTTCAAACGCCTCCGCGACGGCGGCTACCAGATCGCGTTCTGGCCGCTCGTGATCGGTGGTCAGGCCATCATCTGGTCTGGCTGGCCCTGGGGTACCACCGGGGTGCTGACCGCATTCGTCGCCACCGTACTGGTGCTGATGGTGTGGATGCTGCTGGCCCAGGGCATCCATCACGCACCGGAACACTATCTCCGCAACCTGGCCGCCAGCGTGTTCGTCCTCGCCTGGCTGCCGCTGCTGGCGTCGTTCGGCGCGCAGCTCGTGGTGCAGGATGACGGTGCCGCGCGGGTGGCCACGTTGATGGTGGTGGTGGTCTGCTCCGACGTCGGCGGCTACGGGTTCGGCGTGCTGTTCGGCAAGCATCCGATGGTGCCGGCCATCAGCCCCAAGAAGAGTTGGGAAGGCCTGATCGGTTCGCTTCTGGTGGGCACCGGCGGGGCGGTCGGCTGCGGGGTGCTGCTCCTCGACACCCATTGGTGGGTCGGGATGATCCTCGGCCCGGTACTGGTCGTCTGCGCCACCCTGGGCGACCTGGTCGAATCCCAGGTCAAACGGGATCTCGGCATCAAGGACATGGGCACCTTGCTGCCCGGGCACGGCGGCATCATGGATCGCCTCGACTCGCTGCTGCCGTCCGCTTTCATCGTCTGGGCGGTCCTGACCGCGCTGCTGTGA
- a CDS encoding TetR/AcrR family transcriptional regulator, giving the protein MDDWLDAAMQVLMSDGVGAIKISRLCDRLGVTKGSFYWHFTDISALMSALSDHCRAIEETASRTLANLQELPPLERIQRMGELVSDTRRRSVEAAVRAWAETDPELEASVVALDHTTFDVAQDTFLELGFSPVDAHARATALVYVGIGYMQGGERVEAPTEDDKRIFVEMLTRM; this is encoded by the coding sequence GTGGACGATTGGCTCGACGCAGCGATGCAGGTGCTGATGAGCGACGGCGTCGGCGCCATCAAGATCTCCCGCCTGTGCGACCGGCTGGGCGTCACCAAGGGTAGCTTCTACTGGCATTTCACCGACATCTCAGCGCTGATGTCGGCGCTGTCGGATCACTGCCGGGCGATCGAGGAGACGGCCAGTCGAACGCTGGCCAACCTGCAGGAGTTGCCGCCACTCGAGCGGATTCAGCGGATGGGCGAACTGGTCAGCGACACCCGCCGACGATCGGTGGAAGCAGCGGTGCGCGCGTGGGCCGAGACCGATCCCGAGCTCGAGGCGTCCGTGGTCGCACTCGATCACACGACATTCGACGTCGCACAGGACACCTTCCTGGAGTTGGGATTCTCGCCGGTGGACGCACATGCGCGCGCCACCGCACTCGTCTACGTCGGGATCGGCTACATGCAGGGCGGCGAACGCGTCGAGGCCCCCACCGAGGACGACAAGCGCATCTTCGTGGAGATGCTCACCCGTATGTAG
- the tsf gene encoding translation elongation factor Ts has translation MANYTAADVKRLRELTGSGMLDCKNALANNDGDFDKAVEELRIKGAKDVGKRAERSTAEGLVAAKDGALVEINSETDFVAKNAEFQELADKIVAVAASAKATDIDSLKAAKLDDGTVDDAVQALSAKIGEKLELRRVAYYDGPVAVYLHKRASDLPPAVGVLVSYTGEGDDAAEAARGAAMQVAALRAKYATRDEVPADIVENERRIAEQTAKEEGKPEQALPKIVEGRVNGFYKDVVLLDQPSVQDSKKTVKALLDEAGVTVNGFTRFEVGQA, from the coding sequence ATGGCGAACTACACCGCAGCCGATGTGAAGCGTCTCCGTGAGCTCACCGGCTCAGGAATGCTGGACTGCAAGAACGCGCTGGCGAACAACGACGGCGACTTCGACAAGGCCGTCGAGGAACTGCGCATCAAGGGTGCCAAGGACGTCGGCAAGCGCGCCGAGCGGTCCACCGCCGAAGGCCTCGTGGCCGCCAAGGACGGCGCCCTGGTCGAGATCAACTCCGAGACCGACTTCGTCGCGAAGAACGCCGAGTTCCAGGAACTCGCCGACAAGATCGTCGCCGTCGCCGCCTCCGCGAAGGCCACCGACATCGACTCGCTGAAGGCCGCGAAACTCGACGACGGCACCGTCGACGACGCCGTGCAGGCCCTGTCGGCCAAGATCGGTGAGAAGCTCGAACTGCGTCGCGTCGCCTACTACGACGGACCGGTCGCGGTGTACCTGCACAAGCGGGCCTCCGACCTGCCGCCCGCCGTGGGTGTGCTGGTGTCCTACACCGGTGAGGGCGACGACGCGGCCGAGGCTGCGCGTGGTGCCGCCATGCAGGTCGCCGCATTGCGGGCGAAGTACGCCACGCGCGACGAGGTCCCGGCCGACATCGTGGAGAACGAGCGTCGCATCGCCGAGCAGACCGCGAAGGAAGAGGGCAAGCCGGAGCAGGCGCTGCCCAAGATCGTCGAAGGCCGCGTCAACGGCTTCTACAAGGACGTTGTGCTGCTCGACCAGCCGTCGGTGCAGGACTCGAAGAAGACCGTCAAGGCTCTGCTCGACGAAGCCGGTGTGACCGTCAACGGCTTCACCCGCTTCGAGGTCGGTCAGGCCTGA
- a CDS encoding M23 family metallopeptidase: MTPTSPRFRWSPATRLLIAAVGELCVVTLLVWLLPAVAFGDDTRFVAPLTPAAVVRGYDPPAQRWLPGHRGVDLSAAPGVAVRAAGDGRVRFAGEVAGRPVVSIRHTDDMITTYEPVRASVREGQSVRRGTVIGVVVAGHPGCPAVACLHWGARRGSGHAAVYLNPMALLGAVRVRLKPVEAGALRPAGGLADGPPVTVPR, from the coding sequence ATGACACCCACGTCGCCCCGATTCCGATGGTCGCCCGCCACGCGACTGCTGATCGCGGCCGTCGGTGAACTCTGTGTGGTCACCCTGCTGGTGTGGCTGCTGCCTGCGGTTGCATTCGGCGACGACACGCGCTTTGTCGCACCACTCACCCCGGCGGCAGTGGTCCGCGGCTACGACCCACCGGCGCAACGCTGGCTACCCGGCCATCGCGGAGTGGATCTGAGCGCGGCGCCGGGGGTTGCGGTGCGCGCGGCCGGTGACGGGCGCGTCCGGTTCGCCGGGGAGGTCGCCGGGCGTCCGGTCGTCTCGATCCGGCACACCGACGACATGATCACCACCTACGAGCCGGTGCGGGCGTCGGTACGCGAAGGCCAGTCGGTGCGTCGGGGCACCGTGATCGGTGTCGTGGTGGCGGGCCACCCGGGGTGTCCGGCGGTGGCGTGCCTGCACTGGGGTGCGCGGCGCGGCAGCGGACACGCGGCGGTGTACCTCAATCCGATGGCGTTGCTCGGTGCGGTGCGGGTGCGGCTCAAGCCGGTCGAGGCAGGTGCGCTCAGGCCCGCGGGTGGGCTTGCCGATGGACCGCCCGTAACCGTTCCACGCTGA
- the frr gene encoding ribosome recycling factor, which produces MIDDALLDAEEKMEKAVNVAKDDMGSIRTGRANPAMFNKVHIEYYGALTPITQVAGINTPEARLVVIKPYEASTLRDIETAIRNSDLGVNPTNDGHVIRVAIPQLTEDRRRELVKQAKSKGEDAKVAIRNVRRKAVDELKRIQKDGEAGEDEVTRAEKELDKTTAGYVAQVDELVKHKENELLEV; this is translated from the coding sequence ATGATCGACGATGCCCTCCTGGATGCCGAAGAGAAGATGGAGAAGGCGGTCAATGTCGCCAAGGACGACATGGGTTCGATCCGCACCGGCCGAGCCAACCCGGCGATGTTCAACAAGGTGCACATCGAGTACTACGGCGCACTGACCCCGATCACCCAGGTGGCCGGCATCAACACCCCGGAGGCGCGGCTGGTGGTGATCAAGCCCTACGAGGCGTCGACGTTGCGCGACATCGAGACCGCTATCCGCAACTCGGATCTCGGCGTGAACCCCACCAACGACGGCCATGTCATCCGGGTGGCGATCCCGCAGCTCACCGAGGATCGGCGCAGGGAACTGGTGAAGCAGGCGAAGAGCAAAGGCGAGGATGCGAAAGTCGCCATCCGCAACGTGCGCCGCAAGGCCGTCGACGAACTCAAGCGTATCCAGAAGGACGGCGAGGCCGGGGAGGACGAGGTGACGCGCGCGGAGAAAGAGCTCGACAAGACGACGGCCGGCTACGTCGCCCAGGTCGATGAACTGGTGAAGCACAAAGAGAACGAATTGCTCGAGGTGTGA
- the puuE gene encoding allantoinase PuuE gives MSDTPHRSLADYRSENYPRDMIGYGATPPDPQWPGNAKIAVQFVLNYEEGSENNVLENDRGSETFLSEMIGAQAFPNRHMSMESLYEYGSRAGVWRILRAFSRRGLPLTIFAVAQAMARNPEAAAAFVERGDEIACHGYRWLSYQLVDTHIEREHMQAGIELLTEITGQRPLGWYTGRDSPNTRQLVVEQGGFVYDSDSYADDLPFWVQVRRGADFVDHLVVPYTLDTNDMRFASPGGFPSGEQFFTHLRDAFDVLYREGLEGAPKMLSVGLHCRLVGRPARLAALERFLDHIQSHDGVWITRRIDIAEHWRSVHPPS, from the coding sequence ATGTCCGACACCCCGCACCGATCCCTGGCTGATTACCGCAGCGAGAACTACCCCCGCGACATGATCGGCTACGGTGCGACACCACCGGATCCGCAGTGGCCGGGTAATGCGAAGATCGCCGTGCAGTTCGTCCTCAACTACGAGGAGGGCTCGGAGAACAATGTCCTCGAGAACGACCGCGGCAGTGAGACCTTCCTGTCGGAGATGATCGGTGCGCAGGCGTTCCCGAACCGGCACATGAGCATGGAGTCGCTCTACGAGTATGGATCGCGGGCCGGGGTGTGGCGCATCCTGCGTGCGTTCTCCCGCCGTGGGTTGCCGCTGACGATCTTCGCGGTCGCCCAGGCGATGGCCCGCAACCCGGAGGCCGCCGCAGCATTCGTCGAACGGGGCGATGAGATCGCCTGCCACGGGTATCGCTGGCTGAGCTATCAACTCGTCGACACCCACATCGAACGCGAACACATGCAGGCCGGTATCGAGTTGCTCACCGAGATCACCGGACAGCGCCCGCTCGGCTGGTACACCGGCCGCGATTCCCCCAATACCCGCCAACTCGTGGTCGAACAGGGCGGATTCGTCTACGACTCCGACAGCTACGCCGATGACCTGCCGTTCTGGGTGCAGGTCCGGCGCGGCGCCGACTTCGTCGACCATCTCGTGGTGCCCTACACCCTGGACACCAATGACATGCGGTTCGCCTCACCGGGCGGATTCCCGTCGGGTGAGCAGTTCTTCACCCACCTGCGCGATGCCTTCGATGTGCTCTACCGCGAGGGCCTCGAGGGCGCACCCAAGATGCTGTCGGTCGGGCTGCACTGCCGTCTGGTGGGCCGGCCCGCCCGGCTGGCCGCGCTGGAACGGTTCCTCGACCACATCCAGTCGCACGACGGTGTCTGGATCACCCGACGCATCGACATCGCCGAGCATTGGCGGTCGGTGCATCCGCCGAGCTGA
- a CDS encoding LapA family protein, with the protein MTNPDPQPHQPVGGGDPLGQSHTPEPFGENQADGEPQADTDHQALLAERDDLRTKIKKVEHTRTRATFYGLVIGALITILLLVFILQNLESQTIMLLFWEVNLPLGVSLLIAAIAGALIVAFAGGLRMWQLSRALKRAKR; encoded by the coding sequence ATGACGAATCCGGATCCGCAGCCGCATCAGCCGGTCGGCGGGGGCGACCCGCTCGGGCAATCGCATACACCGGAACCCTTCGGTGAGAATCAGGCAGACGGGGAGCCCCAGGCGGACACCGACCATCAGGCGTTGCTGGCCGAGCGCGACGACCTGCGCACCAAGATCAAAAAGGTCGAGCACACGCGGACCCGGGCGACGTTCTACGGTCTGGTGATCGGTGCGCTGATCACGATTCTGCTGTTGGTGTTCATTCTGCAGAACCTGGAGTCCCAGACCATCATGTTGCTGTTCTGGGAGGTGAACCTGCCGCTCGGGGTCAGTCTCCTGATTGCCGCGATAGCCGGTGCGTTGATCGTCGCCTTTGCGGGCGGTCTGCGGATGTGGCAGCTCAGCCGGGCATTGAAGAGGGCGAAACGCTGA